In the Nymphalis io chromosome 2, ilAglIoxx1.1, whole genome shotgun sequence genome, one interval contains:
- the LOC126778798 gene encoding CD82 antigen-like — MTLPPPARPAHYPAAHRAMRYYRIWIYACNGALLLGALAFCAAAGRALADYRRALVPGLGAAQPGFLYGYAALPAQAGLLQLLGCLAALRLSERMLNAYWLALLALLVGDAAIGVYWAFRFERVCRELRPQLRIRLAKDYDLDGDFAEAWDRLQREQRCCGVTGPADFTAFNRTTLPPSCCRIPAHTPAVTPATLAATSATSPVPFTPVHCVPHTAACAERLLSWLRRTADALFVLGYCVIAFLKLCFLGILRYEIKEMIQKIRILRSEGAGELLEGSPMHGGPLSQTVVVNAVNANGGVRTHGGSPERAGEREALLGRASEPCSRRSLHDEPLGPKTVNGNNNCEMRELARGEYRPLAADSAATRI; from the coding sequence CAATGCGCTATTACCGCATCTGGATTTACGCGTGCAACGGGGCACTGCTGCTAGGGGCGCTTGCGTTTTGTGCAGCAGCGGGCCGCGCACTCGCGGACTATCGACGCGCACTAGTTCCTGGCCTAGGCGCTGCGCAACCTGGTTTTCTCTACGGCTACGCAGCCTTGCCTGCCCAAGCTGGCCTTTTGCAACTTTTGGGTTGCTTGGCCGCATTACGCCTTTCAGAACGTATGCTCAACGCCTATTGGCTTGCATTGCTGGCGCTACTCGTTGGTGACGCAGCGATTGGTGTTTATTGGGCATTCCGATTTGAGCGTGTCTGTCGAGAGTTACGACCACAACTACGTATACGTTTAGCGAAGGACTACGATTTGGACGGCGACTTTGCAGAGGCTTGGGATCGATTACAAAGAGAACAGCGCTGTTGTGGAGTGACCGGTCCGGCAGACTTTACAGCGTTTAATCGGACTACATTGCCACCTAGTTGCTGTCGAATACCGGCCCATACTCCCGCCGTGACGCCTGCCACATTAGCTGCCACCTCCGCTACGTCACCTGTACCATTCACACCAGTTCACTGTGTGCCGCACACAGCTGCTTGTGCTGAACGACTACTATCTTGGTTACGAAGAACTGCGGATGCGTTGTTTGTTTTAGGGTATTGCGTTATAGCATTTTTGAAATTGTGCTTCCTTGGAATATTGCGCTACGAAATTAAAGAGATGATAcaaaaaattagaatattacGAAGTGAAGGCGCAGGTGAGCTTCTAGAAGGGAGCCCAATGCACGGAGGGCCATTGTCACAGACCGTTGTGGTTAATGCTGTAAATGCTAATGGAGGTGTCCGCACTCATGGTGGGAGCCCAGAGAGGGCGGGAGAAAGGGAAGCTCTTCTCGGACGAGCTTCAGAACCATGCTCACGACGTAGCTTACACGACGAGCCTCTCGGGCCAAAAACTGTTAACGGTAACAATAATTGCGAAATGCGCGAGCTGGCGCGTGGAGAATACCGACCTCTGGCAGCTGACAGTGCAGCAACTCGAATCTGA
- the LOC126778848 gene encoding uncharacterized protein LOC126778848 — translation MEAQFALSNIKTDETKFYYVTGNLDPQYACEVEDIITYPPTTNKYERLKSELIKRLSASKEKKLKQLLMHEELGDRKPSQFYRHLTNLAGPGVPEDFLRTIWASRLPHNMQAIIASQSKSTMDDLAELADRISDVVGPQMASTSAVTSNSSENTEIAALAKQVASLTEKIERMSRERGRSRYRNRSRHRSSSTRSKSSSHCWYHQHFGERAKKCIPPCDYRASGNAKGDQ, via the coding sequence ATGGAAGCACAGTTTGCtctgtcaaatataaaaactgacgagaccaagttttattatgtaacggGGAATTTGGACCCTCAATATGCTTGCGAGGTGGAGGACATAATCACCTACCCCCCAActactaataaatatgaaaggctAAAAAGCGAGTTGATAAAAAGATTATCTGCTTCCAAGGAGAAGAAATTAAAGCAGCTCCTCATGCACGAGGAATTAGGAGACAGAAAACCTTCACAGTTCTACAGGCATCTTACGAACTTAGCTGGACCTGGAGTACCAGAAGACTTCCTGCGCACTATATGGGCAAGTCGACTCCCTCATAATATGCAAGCAATTATTGCTTCGCAATCGAAAAGCACGATGGACGATCTGGCGGAATTAGCTGACCGAATTAGCGACGTGGTCGGACCTCAAATGGCGTCAACATCAGCCGTCACGAGTAATAGCAGTGAAAATACCGAAATTGCAGCCCTGGCTAAACAAGTCGCTAGTTTAACCGAAAAAATAGAAAGGATGTCGAGAGAGCGCGGACGGTCTAGATACCGGAACCGCAGTCGTCATCGCTCGAGTTCTACGCGATCAAAATCTTCATCACACTGCTGGTACCATCAACATTTCGGCGAACGTGCTAAAAAGTGTATACCGCCATGTGACTACCGAGCGTCGGGAAACGCAAAGGGCGATCAGTAA